Below is a window of Notolabrus celidotus isolate fNotCel1 unplaced genomic scaffold, fNotCel1.pri scaffold_89B_arrow_ctg1, whole genome shotgun sequence DNA.
tattacattattattctaactacaatTCACgttcatattacatacccatatttattttatttattgcttaatctgtcattaccaaccataatcacaccatgtccacctgtcactactgaatcattttaataccgcctgtaattactgctctTTAATCTAAActacattttaacattgtatatatctaaattgtattctatctttattatctattattattttcacttatcttattttatttattgaaacttcttcttgattgtacttatgtctgggttgctccTCTGTGAGACTGTGGGGATTATATCCTGGATTATAATCCACAGACAGTTTAACATCATTAAAGAGGTGGATGTAATCTGAgataataaacatgatgtatgtaaacagagacagagtgtgTACTGTTCCTTTAAGACGAGAAGCGGGAAAATCAGTCAGCGTTACCATAGCGACGCCTGCAGGCGCGCGCGGAGGAGTGGAGATGATGGAGtttaaactgaattaaaaccaggaagagaagaaaaaggaaggaaaagatgGAGGATTTAATGAATATAAAGAAGGTTTGTGAGTGAACAGGATTCTgtccactccctctctctgctggacTTCCTTTAGGTCGAGATTTGATCCTTTATTCTGTgagtaaaaatgttattttaatatttctttgatttttaaaccTGAATATGCCGCCAAAATATCAGATAATTAAACTGTGTCAGCCTGAGTTTAataaagtttgtgtttattattattttaaagtgaaTTTAGAAGCTATAAGTAACAAACACGTTCACATTGAGCTTCTTTATTAACCACTCTGAGCTGTTTCATGTGAGGAGGACGAGCCGCCATCTTTAGGCTGTGGTTCTCATTGAGttataaaatgtttaatatcAAACTGAATCATTGTTTGTATTTCTTCCTGATTTCTAGacttcagaatcaaacatcagGATGGAGAGAGACGTCTGACTCAAAGACCCCTGAGTCATGGTAGgaacatttaatattaacctTCACTAAAGAGATGAACTCCTAAAGGAGGAGGACTCATGTAGAAAGAAGATTTATTAATATATGAACAAAGATTAAACTGAAAACTCCAAACAAGTTAATCTGAaggtaatcagacacaggtgagtcTCATCAGGGTGGGGCTCACTGTCACAGAGGAGGGAAcacacaggaagttaaactaGACTGTACACACTGAGgaaatactacaaaataaaacaggaaacaataaaaacacatgggTACAGAATgataatacaacacaagacatgagaAATGAATGACAAGTTatagagaaacaaaacaaggtgaactaatgtcagagagagagagagagaaacaagacaggaaacacaggaagttctacaaaataaaacaggaaacactacaatAAAGACAACACAGTTAAAGAAAGGCAACAGAAGACATGACGACTGAGTTACAAGTcatagaaaattaaaacaagatGAACTAAAgtttgaaaagagagagaaacaagacaggaaacacaggaagttctacaaaataaaacaggaaacactacaataaagacaacacagttaaagaaaagCAACAGAAGACATGACGACTGAGTTACAAGTcatagaaaattaaaacaagatgaactaaaatcagaaaagagagagaaacaagacaggaaacacaggaagttctacaaaataaaacaggaaacactacaataaagacaacacagttaaagaaaagCAACAGAAGACATGAAAACTGAATAACAAGTTATAGAAAAATAATCAAGGTAAATTAATatctgagaagagagagaaacaagacaggaaacacaggaagttcttcaaaataaaacaggaaacacaataaaaaccaCATGGGTACAGAATgataatacaacacaagacatgacaaCTGATTAACAAGTTatagagaaacaaaacaaggtgaactaatgtcagagagagagagagaaacaagacaggaaacacaggaagttcttcaaaataaaacaggaaacactacaataaagacaacacagttaaagaaaagCAACAGAAGACATGACGACTGAGTTACAAGTcatagaaaattaaaacaagatGAACTAAAgttagaaaagagagagaaacaagacaggaaacacaggaagttctacaaaataaaacaggaaacacaaaaaaacacatgggTAGAGAATgataatacaacacaagacatgagaactgaatgacaagttatagagaaacaaaacaaggtGAACTAATGTCAGAGACGAGAGAGAAACAAGACGTGAAACACAGGAagttctacaaaataaaacaggaaacactacaataaagacaacacagttaaagaaaagCAACAGAAGACATGACGACTGAGTTACAAGTcatagaaaattaaaacaagatgaactaaaatcagaaaagagacagaaacaagacaggaaacacaggaagttctacaaaataaaataggaaaTGCTACAATAAAGAGAACACAGTTAAAGAATGACAACACAAGTCAAGAGAACTGAAGAACaagtcaaagaaaaacaatcaaGATGAACTAAtatcagagaagagagaggaacaagacaggaaacacaggaagttcttcaaaataaaacaggaaacacaataaaaaccaCATGGGTAAAGAATGATAATACAACAGAAGACATGAGGACTGAGTAACAAGtcatggaaaaataaaacaagatgaactaatatgttttatttcactcCTACTCGTCTGTTTCCGTAATAATCCGGATGTTTTATGAAGTCGTAGAAAGACACGACTTTCAcgtttccatgtttttattcatatttcactGAGCAGAGGAAGAAGCTGAAGAACATTTCAACACATCTTTTCATCTCACACCTGACTCAGGTGTTAGTGATGGACAAAGGTTTGTAGTTTTTCCTTTATTACATTGAACATTTATTATTGTGGAGaaagatgtaaaaaaagaacatgtctTAAAGAATCAGCTGTTCAGCTTAAAGAGGAAGTAAAGTTCAGTCCTTGTGTGATCCAGTTTGCACTGTGAAGCCGCTTAcatccaccagggggcagtgttGATTTCACTAAATGAACTAAGGTCCCTCCAGCTTTACCCTGACTCCATCTGAACAGGATTCCACCTCAGATCAGgaggtctggtctggtctggtctaaTAACATAGTGTCTTCTTGTAATGTcttgatgtttacatgttgttccTGTTGGTCCTTCTTAAGCCACGTCTGTATGTGTTGAGTCTGTGGCTGTGTTAGATATGATCTCAGAGGGTCTGTCAGGTGAGATATTGGTCCACCCCGTCTCTTATCAAGGCTTTAACACCCTCCAGAACTCAGACTGACCAGGATAACACATGAAAGTAAAACCGTGTGGATCTCCTGGTTAAAGCCACAGTCTCACAGTGGAGGAATAAATgaactctactctactctactctaagGAGAGTATCACTGAGAGATTAGAGGTGGgcatctatttattattttaatgtattaatttaccttttttttaaaaaagaatttATCTCtttattggttttttttctttttccacattCAAATTGCAAAAGTCTGAGACAttataatttaacttttttttaattattcattttttttatgtttatacttttacattttaaatttttcattTATAGATTTTTACTTTCAAACTCTGGactttttattatcttttttattatttatattaatgttaattaaatgattgtatttattgtgtatGAGATGTGCCTCTGAgtctaacagctgtttgttgttttgtgttcagttttctgagtttaataaaaacatgaatagaaTCATACATGTAGTTAGAAACagacatttcatgttttttttaaaatttaaccagataaaagacccattgagatcgagacctctttcgcaagggtgacctggccaagagaggcagcaacatacgtcatagtaaacaaaacagacagagaacaacaacaaacattaaaatataaaatacaagcaatttgatcaaataaagtgcagaagttatatgataatacaacacaagacatgagaactgaatgacaagttatagagaaacaaaacaaggtGAACTAATgtcagagacgagagagagaaacaagacaggaaacacaggaagttcttcaaaataaaacaggaaacactacaataaagacaacacagttaaagaaaagCAACAGAAGACATGACGACTGAGTTACAAGTcatagaaaattaaaacaagatgaactaaaatcagaaaagagacagaaacaagacaggaaacacaggaagttctacaaaataaaacaggaaacacaaaaaaacacatgggTAGAGAATgataatacaacacaagacatgagaACTGATTAACAAGTTatagagaaacaaaacaaggtgaactaatgtcagagagagagaaacaagacgtgaaacacaggaagttctacaaaataaaacaggaaacactacaacattaaaatataaaatacaagcaatttgatcaaataaagtgcagaagttattttacagttacaatttaagaacacaggcactcTTCCAAGGATTTCCGTTGTCGTTTTCTTAAGACAGAGCGGaaagcttccaatgaaacacatgctgacagtttcagttcagattggagggcgttccaagcagagggggcagagacactgaatgctttttttcctgtttcagtTCAAACACGAGGAgtagaaagatgcaaaatgtcattTCATCGTAGGACATAATGGCTTCCAGTTCTCTGGAGAAAAGTGCATGAATAAGTAggagccaagccaagaagagcctcataaaccagagtcatccagtgtgtttatctccttacatttaaggaaggcaTGCCAGCTTTAGCGTACAATTCGCTAAAGTTAACCTAAGTGTCATTAAGCTTGCTCACAGTGGATTAGCGATATAttacacagaaacaacaaaatgattGCAACTGCAGCTCgcaatgttaaaaaacaatccgcaagccctgtgattggtccgttcgGCGGCATCGTACTTCCTGCTTTCatagcacttctgggatccccgcacatctgccgtgtatttcatctcctctgacgtctcctctctcttcttcctgtaatcatgtctgtatgataaacagcaacatgtaccagattaacacgctctgaatctctgtggaaaaggaaacagagatcgtagtggggccgGAAACAACAAGCGtcctgactatcagagagaccacactgcccggAGTATTCCTGtgcaacacggacacatcgacgctcCAGTATGTAGAGCTCACATCCACGCTACGCGGCAGTGGTCGACGCAGACGTGAGCACGACATACTcaaagtataaaccagcctgaACAGTCAGAGTCTAGTTGTTGCCGTACCAGGTAGCGTCACGAgaaggggtgggaatcgaaaaaccagatccgacttagaaccggttccaattggtCAATTCCATCTGAATCGTACACCTCacatgttatcgattcttctgaacgattcatttcccagcatgacgtcacgtcacgttgcattacttcacacactctgcgacgcagaactccatTAACCACGAGGAAACAATTCAAATTCTTTTGCTCCAGGCTCCAGGGCTACGTCaggactcacacggccgaaaatgaggcaccgagagcgggtaaaatacctccaccataacccccggaggaaaagcgtttttcctctctagattcaaagtcttttcctccaggcggccgagaatgaggtcaacctattgcagtggtggagccaggaggtggccatggccacctctgaaaactgattggccaccctgaaattcttaaacctgattggctgtttgccataTCAGAGGCATTACTAATATTCAGATcagctgttgtgtttcagtgagctgcagagacaggagtttctgtggatttaaatattgtttttgttgatgctttgactttaaacaatcctcttcattttgagtccttaaagagttcagcagatttaaatgttgacagtCTGTCGagttatatttttaatgttaatgttagaaatctataaaaatgtaacatttgttaaattattttatagaagaagttaaagtagatgtgattattggaagtaaccctcctaggtttggggtaaggtCCAAATGTTTCCCACGCCtggccaacccttcaacagtcagcgccccagtttggcccccaagtcaaaactgtgtggctccgcCCCTGAACTATTGTTCAAAGATGAGGTAGACATCTTTAAGCGCTCTGATGCTACCTCTCTATCTTAGGCCGACTGCTAACTGCTAAGACCGCTAGCTCTCTCCAACGACACCAGAATATCACTGCTgagtcctgagtcctgagtcctGTTTACAGTGAGCTCAGAGACACTGAGGCACGAGGCAGTAACTTAAACCCGGCATAGAGAGGCTCAGTGAAGGTGGtgctgaaggtgtggaggtggatcagtgctctggaggagacactgtagaaggacagagtaCCAGCAGGATGATCCACATACACcgccactctgtgagagacaggGGAGGATGAGGTGGAGAGGACTATCCTGGTGTCATCATGACAGACGAAGTAACCGTGCTCCTCAGAACAGATCAGACTCCAGGACTGTTCATTCGCTCCATATTTACACTCGGgtgtgtctcctctccttctgaTTCCTCTGTAACTCACTGAAACATCCACGTCTCCTTCCCACTCCACCTCCCAGAAACAGCGTCCGGTCAGACCGTCTCTACACAGCAGCTGGTACCAGAAGTCAAACCTGTCTGCGTGATCAGGGTAcggctgctcctcctccacatGGGTCACTGATCTGTTGCTGTCAGACAGTCTGAGCCTTCTgtgaactgtgtttgtgtccactGTGAGTTCACAAGCATCTGATGGAGagaacaggacaacatttaatatCTAACACACCTAACAGCTGTCGTTGTTAGTTATGAGTGGCCTTGTTTTTGTAACACACTTACATTTCCTCAGACCAGGTTTCATCCACTGCTCTCCACAGGGATCCACCCTGCAGAAGGAAACCATCATATTGAACCTTCAGAAACTTTTATCCTTTCTCTTCATGCATCTCCACTTAGTTCCTACACCAAGACTGAACTGCTGCATTTATAGAACATGTCTTTTTTAGATGTGATGAAGGGGGTTGTTTTTAGCTTACTGTGCTCACGGTTATCAGCAACACTAATGATAAGGATGGGCAAGTAACCGACCACAGCTTGTCTGTGTGTCAGGATGGATCCTGGCctcccttgaaatctgattggccaccccttgATCCTAATATAGGATttgctatttgccttgtcagaggcaggagTTGTGTGAAAGTCTAATATCTTGGCCGTCCTGTAAGAGGCTTCTTTtagctttctttgttttcacagaTTTCCTTTTGTTAGTATTCTAAATTGGTGACTTTGGACAGACATCTTTGTGCTCCAACATTTACCCTACAAAGTCTTTTATTACCTGGATCTCTTACTcatccggctgtgtaagatgcttgattctgattggtctaaaccccttgacgatgtttattaactttcactaacatgagcaacaccaaaAACACAATACCTGAGACTGTCCACTCTAAAGAGGGGATCAGCAGACAGCACCATGACTCCTGAGTCTCCCGGATGGTTGTAGCGCAGGTCCAACTCTttcagatgggaggggttggatCTGAGGGCCGAGGCCAGATAAGCACAGCCTTCACCTGTGATCAGACACCCCGACAATCTGGACACAGAAAAATCACAGAGTGtcagcacagagaggtggaggaccATTTCACAAGTCAATCAGTACTGCTTCATAAACATGGAGTCATCTTTAAAGGGGGCAGTCAAAAATGGATGGCTGTTTCGTCACAAGAATCCTACAGATGTTATTTGTAATATTAAAAGGGTTCTTAAATCCTGACCTGAGGGTTTCCAGTCTACAGTGTACACTCGCCAGTCCAGCTGAAAGTAGCTTCACTCCTGAGTCTTGCAGGTCATTGttgctcaggtccagctctctcagttTGGAGGACCGGGAGGTGAGAACTGAGGAAAGAGCTTTACAGCTTCTCCTTGAGAGATCAGAGCCGCTCAGCCTGAAGGAGAGTTAAAGAGAAGGACAAACACTTACACCTTTCTGTCGTCgacatcttaaaaaataacattgaCCATTTGCCTTCAGCTGCCAAGGTGTCAGCTGAAAGGAAAAGTGTAGTTTGCATATTGCTGGGACCTGAAGTATTTAATGTACGTACAGAGCTCTGTTGGAGGCTTTGACCAgaggcagcagcctcagaagaaccctctctgaagcagagtatttcttcaggtcaaacacgtCCAGATCTTTCTCTGATGACAGTAAGATGAAGGCCAGAGCTGACCACTCAGCAGGAGACAGGTCACCAGTGGAGAGACTTCCTGGTTTTAGATACGTTTGGATCTTCTCCACTACAGAACGATCATTCAGCTCATTGagacagtggaacaggttgatgATTCTCTCTGGAGACAGATTCTCATTGGTCCTCTTCTTGATGTACTTGACAGTTTTCTGATTGCCAAGTGACAGACTTGTATGTGTCCCAAGACCTTGAAGGAGAGCTTGATTGGTCTGCAGTGAGAGACCCAGGAGGAAGCGAAGGAACAGGTCCAGGTGTCCATTGGGACTCTTTAAGGCATCGTTCACAGCACTCCGgtagaaatgtttgtttctacCAAGCTTAGCAGAGGTTGATTTTTTCTTTGACATCAGGTTGACTCCAGACttggtgaaggtcagatggacatgaagagcagccagaaactcctgaacactcaggtggatgaagcagaacacctggtcctggtacagtcctctctcctctctgaagatctgtgtgaacactcctgagtacactgaGGCTTTCTTGATCTTGATGCCAGACTCTGTCAGGTCGGActcatagaagatcaggttCCCTTTCTGCAGATGCtcaaaagccagttttcccagagactggatcatcttcctgctctctggactCCAGAGTGGATCAGTCCCAGATCCTCCATCATACTTAATGTTCTTCAGCTTGGACTGCaccaccaggaagtggatgtacatctcagtcagggtcctgggcagctctcctccctctctggtcttcagcatatcctccagaactgtagcagtgatccagcagaagaccgggatgtggcacatgatgtggaggcttcgggatgtcttgatgttggagaTGATTCTGCTGGCCTGCACCTCGTCTCTGAATCTCttcctgaagtactcctccttctgagggtcattgaaccctctgacctctgttaCCATGCCAACACACCcaggagggatctgattggctgctgcaggtcttgtggtgatccagaggcgagcagaggggagcaggttccccctgatgaggtttgtcaggagcacatccactgaggtggactctgtgggatcagtcaggatctgattgttttggaagtccagaggaagtcgacactcatccagaccgtcaaagatgaagaggacctggaactcttcaaacctgcagagtcctgcgTCTCTGGTCTGAGTAAAGAAGCGATGAACCAGGTCCACCAAactgaactttctctctctcagcaaattcagctctctgaaagtgaaggggaacgtgaactggatgtcctggtTGGTTTTGCcttcagcccagtccagagtgaacttctgtgttaagactgttttcccgATGCCAGCGACCCCCTTTGTCAGCActgttctgattggtccagctctctcaggtaAGGGTTTAAAGATGTCCTGATGTCTGATCTCTAGTCCTTCTGGTTTCCTGGATGCTGCTTCGatcagtctgacctcatgttcatcattgacctctccggtccctccctctgtgatgtagagctgtGTGAAGATCTCATTCAGGAGGGTCGGGTTTCCTGCTTTGGtgatcccctcaaacacacactggaacttctccttcaggGTTGATTTGAGTTTACACTGATACAGTGACGGCCTGGTTCCTGAGTGGACACAAAGAATAAGACCATTGACTGCATGTTAccttttaaatgagtgaagCAATGATGTTGAAATctcttactgctctgcagacagtcagccagctcctcctgttTCATTCCTCTCAGGAAGTTCAGAGTGATCTTCAGCACTGACTCTGTATtgcttcttctctcctcttccccaCTCTGTATGTTTAATCCTTCTGGTGTATCTTGGCTTAAAACACTTTGGAACCTTTTCAGCTCATTCTTCACTAAAGTGAAAATTTTCTCTTCAAGatgctgcagaagaaaaaagaaaaaagatacaAAGCcttatttcagtttatttaaaaCTGAGGAAAAGGTTGTTTTGGGATATTAACATACCTTAAATATGGAGTCCAGATCTGCTGGATGCTGCTGGACAGGCAGACCAACCATAGCTTCTGACATGTGCTGCTGGACTCTTGAACTGAAAGTATGAAGATTGAAAGTGTCAAAGAACCCATTTTAACCCATTTTTAGGATCATAAAGTGACAGTTTTCTGTTTCTCCCTGACATTAGACCTTTTGTTTCAGTAGAAAGGCCCGACCAAGAATCACTTTCACAGCCTAGAGAAGTGGCAACTCTGGATCCAAGCTAGCTACCTTTCCTAATTCCGGGAGACCTGGCTTGTGTCCACCCAAAGGGATGACCAGGAAGGACCAAAACCTTGTAGGTCTTCAACTTCCAAGGATTGCCATGAGGACTAGATGTATTCTCAATTCAGAGCTATACCGTACAATGGCACGGGGAGTACCCTGCTAACTCCCGTTAAGGAGGCTGGTTTGTAGAAATGTTGAATGTGATCGTGTTTGACCAGAAGGGGCTGAATTTGCTGCAGGATGTGGAGCAGTACCGGTACAGTTAGGACACTGCATGAGCAAGAAGTTTCTGGGCAGGCCTTATTGATTGCTCCCTAAACTCCACCAACACGTTAAGTGTGCTACTAAGGGAGCTAACAGACTGGACAAGGTCTACTCCAACATTAAGAATGGCTATAGGGCTAAGCCACTACCACACCTGGGCCAGTCTGAACACCATCACTAGCTTCATTTGTATATTCTTCCCaagacttcagcccacggttggAAAGTAGACAAAACTGGGGCTACGGGAACCATTTAGTTCATGGAAGAGTGGTTCTCTGTGCTTAAAGTTCCTTGAACTTCTGGTCAAAATGAACAGTTACCATAATGAACAACATAATCAAAGAGCAttcaaagaaacattaaaaacatttcatcacACTCATCTGGTTAAAAATTCTTACTTCTGTTCATCCTTCGGGTCATAAGGTTCAATCTTGGACCGGACCCTCTTCCTAGAGACACAGCTGGGTCCTGGAGAGTCTGGTCTTTGGGGGAACAatgtaaagacagaaaacaggggAAAACGAGTATAAAATCATATTGTTGAACTTGTAGCACAGCATTCAGTCCTGGAGGGAAACCCTTAACTAACCATGATCTGATGTTGTTACTTCATGACATTAACTCTttaggtgcgttttgactgcaggaacttCACCCTGGAACTATGGGCCTCGACTGCATGTAGTGGTACCTGTTCTTAAAAGCCCCCGGCTGAGCGCCTGGGTGTTGGAGTTTTCCCCAGAAGGCGAGAGGGTCACCTTTCTGAGACTTAAGGTTGCGGGGAGGAAGGCTCTGACTGTCATTTGTGCATATGCATCAAATGGCAGTTCGGAGTACACAGCATTCTTTGAGTCTCTGGGTGGGGTTCTGGAAGGGATCCCAGCTGGAGACTCCATTGTTCTTCTGGGGAACTTCAATGCCCATGTGGGCAATGACGGAGACACCTGGAGAGGGGTGATTGGGAGGAATGGCCTGCCCTATCTGAACCCAAGTGGTGTTCTGTTATTGGACTTCTGTGCTAGGCATGGACTGTCCATAATGAACACCATGTTCGAGCATAGGTTGGTTCGTAAGTGTACCTGGTACCAGACCACCCGAGGCCAAAGATCCATGATCAACTTTGTAGTCGTATCATCTGATCTGCGGCCGTATGTTTTTGACACTCAGGTAAAGAAGGtgcagagctgtcaactgatcaccacctggtggtgagttggatTAGGTAGCGGGGGAGGCTGCCTGACTCAACCTGGTAAACCCAAATGAGTATTGCTGATGAACTGGGAGTGTCTGGTAGAGGCCCCTGTCTTGGAGGTCTTCAACTCCCAACTCGGAAAGGATT
It encodes the following:
- the LOC117809964 gene encoding NLR family CARD domain-containing protein 3-like → MVGLPVQQHPADLDSIFKHLEEKIFTLVKNELKRFQSVLSQDTPEGLNIQSGEEERRSNTESVLKITLNFLRGMKQEELADCLQSRTRPSLYQCKLKSTLKEKFQCVFEGITKAGNPTLLNEIFTQLYITEGGTGEVNDEHEVRLIEAASRKPEGLEIRHQDIFKPLPERAGPIRTVLTKGVAGIGKTVLTQKFTLDWAEGKTNQDIQFTFPFTFRELNLLRERKFSLVDLVHRFFTQTRDAGLCRFEEFQVLFIFDGLDECRLPLDFQNNQILTDPTESTSVDVLLTNLIRGNLLPSARLWITTRPAAANQIPPGCVGMVTEVRGFNDPQKEEYFRKRFRDEVQASRIISNIKTSRSLHIMCHIPVFCWITATVLEDMLKTREGGELPRTLTEMYIHFLVVQSKLKNIKYDGGSGTDPLWSPESRKMIQSLGKLAFEHLQKGNLIFYESDLTESGIKIKKASVYSGVFTQIFREERGLYQDQVFCFIHLSVQEFLAALHVHLTFTKSGVNLMSKKKSTSAKLGRNKHFYRSAVNDALKSPNGHLDLFLRFLLGLSLQTNQALLQGLGTHTSLSLGNQKTVKYIKKRTNENLSPERIINLFHCLNELNDRSVVEKIQTYLKPGSLSTGDLSPAEWSALAFILLSSEKDLDVFDLKKYSASERVLLRLLPLVKASNRALLSGSDLSRRSCKALSSVLTSRSSKLRELDLSNNDLQDSGVKLLSAGLASVHCRLETLRLSGCLITGEGCAYLASALRSNPSHLKELDLRYNHPGDSGVMVLSADPLFRVDSLRVDPCGEQWMKPGLRKYACELTVDTNTVHRRLRLSDSNRSVTHVEEEQPYPDHADRFDFWYQLLCRDGLTGRCFWEVEWEGDVDVSVSYRGIRRRGDTPECKYGANEQSWSLICSEEHGYFVCHDDTRIVLSTSSSPVSHRVAVYVDHPAGTLSFYSVSSRALIHLHTFSTTFTEPLYAGFKLLPRASVSLSSL